The sequence below is a genomic window from Rudanella lutea DSM 19387.
TAAAGCCCGAAATGAAATCGTACACCAGTTTCGACGTGGCCGTATTGTTACAGACGATGATGAAACAGGGCGGCACCTTGATACCATGCTCCTGCCAGAGGTTGAACGTCTTTTCGTAGTGACCATACAGGGCTTCCAGCGCCGTCTGGAGCTGGGGTGGTAAGCTCAGCGGGTCAAGAGCTGCGCTGTTTCCCCGGCCTTTCTTGGGCATTTTGGTACGGATATGCTCCCAGAGATTCCGGAACATCGGCACCTCAGCACCCGGAATGTTATCGGCAACAGGTACGCGTGGTAGCTTCACAATACCGCATTCGATGGCATCCATCAGCGAGAAGTCGCTCATCGTCCAGGGGAATAACGTACCTTCAACGTACCCGGAACCTTTCAGAAAGAAGGGCGTGGCCGACAGGTCAACCACTCGGGTAAGGCCAAGCTTACGCTTCACGGCTTCCAGCCCCGAAATCCAGAGCCGGGCAGCTTCGCGATTTTGCTCGGCTTCGGCTTTGTCTTCACCGGTCAAATCGGCAATGTCTTCGTCGGCCTGTGGTTTCTCGCGGTAGCAGTGGTGCGCTTCGTCGTTGATAGCCATGATGTTCTTCATCCCCATCAGATCGGGCATCACCCGCTGAATCATCTGCCCTTCTGTTTCCAGGGTATTCAGCGCTTCACCGCCACGGCCCTGCAACAACAACCGCCCACCTTTCGACATCTCTATCCGCTCGCGCAGTTTAAAGGCATGGTAGTTGGTAATCACGATTTTGGCCCGCGGCAAATCATCCAGCATATCGGGCGGTACGAGTTCGCGGCTGGCGTAGTAGCTATCCGGGTCGTTGGGTTGTAATACACGCAGGCGGTCCTTGATGGTGATACCTGGCGTTACAATCAGGAAGCCACGCGTGAAGTTTTTGCTTTGCGGTCGTCGAACCGCATTGATCGTCTGCCAGGCGATAATCATCGCCATCACGGTAGTTTTACCCGCTCCAGTCGCCAATTTAAAGGCCACACGCATCAGCTCGGGATTGGCGTCGTTATTGGCATTGGCCAGATGATCCAGCAGCGCCTTTGCAGCCTTGCCTGCATTGGGTGCGACTTCGGTAAGCCAGATAGCCGTTTCCACGGCTTCAACCTGACAGAAGAAGGGACGAATACTACTGAACTTGTGGCTTCGCCAATGTTGAAGCAATCGGGCGGTTTCAGGCGTTACCTGCCACTGCGCAGGGTTGGGCAGGCTCCGCCACTTTTCTACCTCCTGACGTACCTGATTGATGATGGACGTCGGATCATACTGCTGTTTCTCAGTGGATAGTCCCTTCCCTTCATCAAAAATAAGGGATTGCTGCCCCTCAGTCTTTTTCCGTTTACGCGGTTTGGGGATTGGCGTTATAAACTCGGCTGGTCTGCGCCGGTCGATGATCTGTTGGGTAGGTTGCCCATCCTTGTCCAACTCCCAGTACCGGGTAGGATAGTCGTAGGGTGAATTAAGAATGGGGTGGTCGAAGAAAAGGTTTTGCATTGTGGAGTGGGTAGATATCTGCTTTTTTTTGTAACGGTTTGATGTAAAAATTACATAAAAGGGTCATTGGATGCAATCTAATACATGTTTCACTTTGTCACTACCACAGGTGAAACTTTTATAACTGAGTAGGGTAGATCTCACCTGTATTCATTTAGAGACGAAAAATTAATCATCCCTCTGCCAAAACCCGGGAAAAAGAAGGCGAAATTCTGGTGTTCAAGACGACATAGCCTATTTAGTCGAACTACCATCCCACTTAACAAAATTTGTGAAACATTTTCGTGGAACACTCTTGGAATATCAAAATGCATCCGGCATCTTTGACACTGCAACGTACCAAAACCCATGGGCAAAGTCATTGCTGTCGCCAACCAAAAAGGGGGCGTCGGAAAAACCACTACGACAATCAATTTGGCTGCCAGTTTGGCTGCCCTCGAATACCGAACGCTGATTGTTGACGCTGATCCGCAGGCCAACTCCACATCGGGGCTTGGCTACAATCCGAAAGAAATCGAAAACAGCATCTACGAATGCATGATCGAGGATATTCGGACGCGAGATGCTATTCTGCAAACTGACTTCCCGAATCTCGACCTGCTGCCGTCGCACATTGACCTGGTCGGGGCCGAGATCGAGATGATCAACCTCAAAAACCGCGAGGAGCGGATGAAAGAGGCCCTCAACGACATCCGGCATGACTACGATTTTGTGGTCGTCGATTGCTCGCCCTCATTGGGTCTGATCACCATCAACGCGCTCACAGCTGCTGATTCGGTCATTATCCCGGTGCAGTGTGAGTACTTCGCGCTCGAAGGGCTGGGCAAACTGCTCAACACGATCAAAATCATTCAGTCGCGGCTCAATACCGAGCTTTCGATTGAGGGTATTTTGCTGACTATGTACGACTTACGGGTTCGTTTGTCGAATCAGGTGGTTGGTGAGG
It includes:
- a CDS encoding ParA family protein translates to MGKVIAVANQKGGVGKTTTTINLAASLAALEYRTLIVDADPQANSTSGLGYNPKEIENSIYECMIEDIRTRDAILQTDFPNLDLLPSHIDLVGAEIEMINLKNREERMKEALNDIRHDYDFVVVDCSPSLGLITINALTAADSVIIPVQCEYFALEGLGKLLNTIKIIQSRLNTELSIEGILLTMYDLRVRLSNQVVGEVTAHFQSMVFNTIIPRNIRLSESPSFGVPALAQDADSKGAISYLNLAREILVKNGIMPQDMAV